DNA sequence from the Halichoerus grypus chromosome 8, mHalGry1.hap1.1, whole genome shotgun sequence genome:
ACGATCACAGCACCCTGTGATGGAGGCGAGCCAGGGAAGAAGTGGTGGCTGCTGTTGTGAGGAGAAGGGTCAGGAAGCTTCCCAGAAGCAGTGATGCTCAAGCTGTGTCTTGAGGAAGCAGCATTCTGCCAGATAGATGGGTATGGGAGGCAAGGGGGAGCATGCACAGGCAGGGGACCAGCCTACGCAGGCAGGGAGGCCGTGTCCCAGTATCTCAGCAGAGCCCGGACTGAGCCAGGAGAGCATAGCAGGCTGGCTCTGGTTTTTCCTGTGAGCCATCCAGAGACCTCTGTGGCCTGGGTTCCTCCTAGGTGACAGCCTCCCCAGTGGGCTCCATGACCCGGGGCTGCCTTCCCGTGAGGCAGGAGCGTGCAGGGAACACCTTGattgcctgccttccttccttccgctcCAGGAGCAGGAGAACGTGTTGCAGAGGGTCCTGCAGCTGCCGGTGGTGAGCGGCACCTGTGAGTGTTTCCAGAAGACCTACACCAGCACCAAGGAAGCCCACCCGCTGGTGGCCTCTGTATGCAATGCCTACGAGAAGGGTGTGCAGGGCGCCAGCAGCCTGGCGGCCTGGAGCATGGAGCCGGTGGTCCGCAGGCTGTCCACCCAGTGTGAGTCCTCCGGGCACTGGCAGGCCAccacctgtctgtctgtctgtctgtctggtaGCTTGCTTGTCTGTCTGCCGATATGTCTGTGTGCCTTTTTGGCTGTCCGACGGCCTTTCTAACCACCTACATCCCGTTACGTGATCTTCTCCTCTACAGCTGTAGATGATACAGTGAGAGACGGCTGTAGATCCAGGTACAGATAGGGAGGTACATCTCTCCTCCTCTGTAGATGTCCCATCTACAGCCCAGTTGGCATTTTCCTGGGATGACAATGATGGGCCAAAGAATTGGCAGGGCAAGGGATGGGCAGAGCTGTGTGGGCAGTGGTGGGAGTGAGGCTCGTGGTAGACCAGATGCCCACTTTGGCCCCAAATCCAGCAGCAACAGTAGGAGCTAGCAGAGTCTGATACAGAAGCAGGGGCAGGAGACTCTAGGTCTGGCCCAGCAGagcctgggggggcagggggggacgGGAAGGTGTCCAGGCCCAGCAGCAGAGAGCTAGCAGCCTGGGCCATGGAGGTGGAGAGCAACTGTCCATACGGGCCCTACTACCTGACCCAGCCCTACTCAAATTGTTCTGCCCCATTTGAAAATATGGTCTCCAAGgaaaggctctctctctctctctttttttaaatcccagtatagttaacatacagtgttatgttagtttcagccatacaacatagtgattcaacacttccacacatcacccagtgctcatcacgacaagtgcatcTAAGGCAAGGCTCTTGACAGGGCTGAGGGAAATTCCAGCAGCACCAAGAAGTCTAGGACCTTCTACCATCCTGATTAGAGAATTATGGGTGTGTGAGGATTCTGCCTTGGGCCAGCCTCCTTGCCTCCAAACTCCTTCAAAAACTTCCCTGGGTCTCATTTTGCCCAGTCAGAAGATGGCCCAAGTCATCTGGGCTCTCTGCTGCTTGAGAATTTTGTGAAGAAATGTAAGCTATCTAGAGAGAGAATATATGAAAGCATAGAGAACTGATCTCCATGATCATGACTGCAGAGCTCTGTCTTCAGCAGCCCGTACCTCCCAGAAGCATCTACATACTCTGGCACTTGCCCCCCTCTCTGGGGGCaactcctttctcttccctgccaCCCTCTTCTCACCGTTGATCATCTTACTCCTAGAAGGTAGAAGGAAGGACATGGACAGTCCGGGGCCTGGGCCAGCTGCGGCTTGGACTTGGTCACCTCTAGGATGAAGCAGTACCGGCCCTACCCCCAACAGGGCCCACCCAAGGGCCCTGTTGCCCCTCCTCTCACACCTTGTCTTCATGCCCACCCAAACCTCACCCAgacaggggagggaggacagggaaggagaCACCAGTATTTGTTGGTGATTCACAGAGTTCCTGTCACTCCCTCCTCACCACAACCCCGCACGTTAGGCACCATTAGTCCACATCTGACAAACggggaacctgaggctcaggCACGCTGTGACTTACCCAAAGCCACACTCTGCAGACGCACGCACTGGGCTCTGCGTGCAGATCTGCCTGACTCCAGAGTTCCTACACAGAGGGAAGACACCGGCCTGGCCTCCCGGAATGGGGAGCTAAGAGGGGCTggggaacggggtgggggggggactcAGGTTCCAAGATGCTTCCGAtgcagcagggctggggggcttTGAGGGCTCTGAGGTGCCTTCCTTGACACAGAGGCCACTGCTAGGTCTTTGTGGCTCACCCCACTGTGGCCTTTGCTTCTAGTCATAGCTGCCAACGAGCTGGCCTGCCGTGGCCTGGACCACCTGGAGGAAAAGATCCCAGCCCTCCAGTACCCTCCTGAAAAGGTGagcccctttcctcttctctaatGTGCCCCGTACTCTGTTGTCCCACCTCTCAGGAGGAGAGGGCACAGGCTGACGATGCAATGACTGTCAGCCTTTCATTTCTATGGCAAGTGCCCTCCAAGCTTGGGGGTGGCCGCCTGCCCCTAAGGCCACAAGTGGGCTTAGTACTCTCCCTGTGGTGCCAAATGGAGGCAGGCTTTCTGGAAAGCAGGCACAGCCCAGGGGCTAACTCAAACAGGGGCTTGGGGTGGGTCCCACTGCTTCTAATCCCATgatcccccttccccaccccaggatACCTAGTGGGCCGGCACTGGGCCACTTGGTAACTATAGTCACCTAAGGTCATGGGCCACACTCATCGGAGCTCAGGATTGCAGTCCCATGTCCTCAAGATCCAGCCCTTTATGGACCAGGAGACTGAAAAAGTCCCTTTACCTAGCTGTATATTCATTGGGTATTTGCTAGATAAGGGCCATGTCAGGTGCTTTTGGGGAATAAGCTTCATCTCACTGACTATCTACTCATcccacaaacatttactgagccctacCCTATGCCAGGGGCCACAATGCGATTTATGGAGCCCTCCCATTTAATCCTCTTGTCAACCCTCTGGTACGGGGTgggtatccccattttacagatgagaaaactagtgACTTCGCCCTGGGCACACAGCCTTCAGTGGAGGCCACATGCGAGCAGGTCTGTTTGGCTCCGAGGCCTGTGCTCTTCACATTTTTCCAGATGAAGGGCATCTTTGTCACAAAAGAGCTCCCAGACTACtaggagagaaagataaattattCCAATACAGAACTGGTAGGAAGATCAGCCACATCTCTGACTCAGTCTAGATGCAGATGGGAATGGGACCATGTTCTGAGGGAAGGACAGACAAGACATTCGAGGAATTTGGGAGTGGAGATGCCTTGTGAGCATGAGAATATCGAGACAGGTGTCATCAAGGAGGTGGCCTTTGGGGGGTAAAGTTGGTTAGGATGTTGCCAGGCAGAAGTGGGGTGCAAATAGGCCAGGAGATCCATGCACAGGGAGGACTGGAGCCCTTTCCCTTTAAAGCTCAGCTTAATCAAGGGGTCCAGATATTGGTGCCCCTCCCCTgggcctttattttattttatttttaagtaagctctatgcccagtgtagggctggaactcatgaccctgagatcaagagtcacacgctctacagACTGAGACAGCCACATGCCTCTCTCCTGAGCCTTTAAATGAGGCCTTCCTGGAAGCTGGGCTCAGGGCTACCAGACCCACAGGCCTgactcccctccccatctcccccagaTCGCCTCTGAGCTGAAGGACACCATCTCTACCCGCCTTCGCAGTGCCCGCAATAGCATCAGCGTGCCCATCACCAGCACTTCGGACAAGGTCCTGGGGGCCGCTCTGGCCAGCTATGAGCTCGCCTGGGGGGTAGCCAAAGACACTGCCGAGTATGCCGCGAACACCCGAGCCGGCCGGCTGGCCTCCGGAGGGGCTGACTTGGCCCTGGGTAGTGTTGAGAAGATGGTAGAGTTCCTCCTCCCTTCAGCCAAGGAAGAGTCAGGTATCTACCATTATGGGGGGCTGGCAGACCCTTCTTGGGAAGTGAGTTGGCTGCCCATGCTGCCTGGGAATTAGTAAGAGGCAGCCAGGGCTCAGCCGGCCACGGCTCTGGGACAGGGAAGGCCCAGCAAGATTTCCAGAGGGATCTATCCTAATTTAGCCTCCTCTCCCCATTTGTGAGTGGGGAAAGTGAGTGACCCAAGTCACCGGCTCCACTTGTGGTGGAGCTCGGGTAACCACTTTCCAACCCTAGACACAACCTCAGCTTCCCCagcacccctctctctctgatcaGCTTTCCTTGCTTTCCCCCCAAATCCCATCCAGCCCCTGCTCCAGGACAGCAGCAGGCCCAGAAGCCCTCCAAAGCCAAGCCGAGCCTCATGCACAGGGTTGGGGCCCTGGCCAGCACCCTCTCTCAGCACACCTTCCAGACCACAGCCCGGGCACTGAAGCAGGGCCACGCCCTGGCCATGTGGATCCCAGGTGTGGCACCCCTGGTGAGTGTCTGCCCTGAGCTCTGGCTGACCCCTAGCCTGggtccctcccatcccacccaacTCCACCTCTGGTCCTAGGAACATTCTCTCCTCCAGCTTGGGCTGGGACTTTTGGTTTAAGGACAGGAGGCCTTAAGGGGGTGGAGGGCCAGTCCTCTGGGCttcaaggagaggggaaaggacagGCTGTGAGCCGAGGGcacttctgtctctctccctctccctcggagTCCTACCCTCCGGCATTCATCCTCACAAGGGAGCTTCTTGCGGTGGGCCCTCCCACCTATGAGGGAGCAGAGACCCCTAGCTGCTATCCAGGGACCAGGAAGTGTCACCTGTAAGTAAGCAAGGTCCCAAACCCCTTCTGCTGGGGAGAGAATGCTGGCTGGGCTGCATCCCTGACTCTGACTGCCCCCAGGTTGTAAAATTTCCCCTTTAGAGGCTTCTAATTTGCATCTTACTTGCACCTAAGGTAAAGCTGACTTTTCTAGGCCCAAGCAGGGCTAACTGCCCGCcataccccacccccactgtgtATTTTAGCAGATAGAAACTGGAATTTTTTCATAAGAACCTTTATAAGAAACAAAGgccaaataaaggaaaacaaaggaaataaaaattaaagcataaaggtcagcaaacaaaacaaccacTTCTCAGCCATCATTTGAATAACACTTTTGAAAGCATCATCAGGcctgactcattcattcaaacaaatgtttgctgagaaCCTACTATGCGCCAGGTTCTGTGGCTCCAGTAGGGATACGGGAGTAGTGGTTCTCTTCTGTCCCCTGCCCTGGGGGATCATTTACCCGTGGGGGCTGCGACTGACCCATGTCCCAGCCTTACGTGTAGTAGGAGGGCCTGCTGTACTGTGCGACCTGTTCACACAGAACATAATGGTGTCCCCTGAAGCTGTATGAGAAAGAGGCCCTGTTCGGGGAGTTCCCTAGGGCTAGGAATGAGCCAGGCTGTGCCTCAAGGGGGCACCAGCCCACCTGCCCAGGTCTGTTTCCACCCATGGGACACTGGGGTCCTCTGGATTTTTTCACTCTTTAAAGATCTCCAAGTCTCCAAGGAGAATCTACTAAAGCTAAACacgcctcccccccgccccaagacCCAGCAATTCAACCCAACAGAAATGAGAGCTTACGTCCCCCCATAAGACACGTCAAAATGTTCCTATCAGGCTTTATCCTTAGCCAAGAACTGGAGACAGCACAGATGTCCACCAACAGCAGGGTGTGTAAATTGTGGTGGATCTACATGGACTATGACACAGAAGTGACAAGGAAGGAGCTACCTTGACGTGCAATAGCACGGATGAGTCTCACAACACCATGTTGAACAGAAGAAGCTATTTGTGAAAGAAGACCCATTgcatgagtccatttatatgaagtttaaaaatgggcaaaaccaCCCCTCTGTTGGCAGAGGTCAACATGTGGTCCCTCGGCGGGGGGGGGTACTGGCAGGGTGGGGGCACCCCCACGGGAGACTTCTGCGGGGTTGAAAGCGGCCTCTATCTTGATCTGTGGTAGTTACATGCGTGTGTGCTTACAAAACGTCACAGAGCTGCACGCTTCCGATGTGCGCGCCCCAGGTGTGTGAGTGATCACTCGGGGACAAGTCTGGGGGACAGTCCGCTGGGGCCCGGCCCCTGGTGAGGGCTTTTGCGCGCTGGGGCTGCCCGGCCCTCTGCAGGCGTGGGAGGCCAGCAGCTCACgggccacccccccaccccccctgcagAGCAGTCTGGCCCAGTGGGGCGCGGAGGCCGCCATGCAGGTGGTGTCCCGGCGACAGAGTGAGGTGCGAGTGCCCTGGCTGCACAACCTCGCCGCCGCCCAGGACGAGGACCACGACGACCGGACGGACACGGAGGGGGAGGagacggaggaggaggaggaatctGACACCGAGGAGAACAAGCTCAGCGAGGTAAGGCGGCGAGCAGAGGCCGAGTGGGGACGTGGACGCCTCACGGTCCCACAGCCCACTGAGGCAGGGGGTGGGCCTCGGCCCCCAGACCCAGAGCCGCACCCCCAGACGGCCGGCTAACAAAGTCCGTCCGTGCCCTTCTCTCGGCTGACCCTCCCAacagccccagccccagaaaGTAGGCAGGGCGGAGACTGTCATCCCCGTGGTGCAGGTGAGGAAGcaggtccagagaggggaagtgacctgcccaaggccacacagctcgGAAGAAACCGGCGGCCGCGTCCTTTCCCTCCAGCTCTGCGGGCGGTGGGGAGGACAAGGGCGGGGGGCGCGCCGCCGCAGGTGCTGACCTAGCTCTGGCCCCCCAGGtggcagccctgcccagcccGCAAGGCGTCCTGGGCAGCGTGGCGCACGTGCTGCAGAAGGCCGCGTGGAGCACCGTCTCAGCCGTCACGTGGGCGCCGATGGCTGTGCTGGGCTCGGCGGCGAGGATGCTGGGCCTCAGCCCGGCCCGCGCCGCCTCCCCCACCAAGGGGAGGGCCATGTCCCTGTCAGACGCCCTGAAGGGCGTCACTGACAACGTGGTAGACACGGTGGTCCACTACGTGCCGGTGAGTCCCACCCACCCCAGGGGCCCGGGAAGGACGGGTAAAGCAGATTGGACCCAAGGGGCTGCAGTGGGCCTCCTTTCCCCAATCTCCTGGGCGCCCCAGAAACATTTTGACGAACTACGGCCTTGATGGGGGGCCCTTGCCAGCCCCAAGAGTGTAGAGACGCTGGCGGTGGCCTGGGACCCTTTCCCACAGCCCCCCCTTCCGACCATCAGTCTGGGGGTCCCCAGTTGGGCCAGCCCTCACCTCAGGGGGGAGGCTTCCAGGGCGCAGCCGCTGCCCCATCCCGGTCCTATCACCTGTTAGCAACAGGAAAAACCCAAGAGACACCAATACTGTCCCTCTGGCAGTCCCCGGGCCCCTGCCCAGAGCGAGGCACGGGTTGCGCAGGCTCCGAAGGCGCAGTCAGGCGCCCACCCTTTAGAGTGAGCaagggttgggggcgggggttaCTCAGTCCCTCGCTTCCAAGAGGCACGCAGGGGTCTTGGCTGCCAGCCTGCTCACCTCGGGCTCCACACGGGGCCAGGCAGGGGTCCCCTGCCCCTGGCTGGGACCGCGGGTGGGCTGAGCTGCTGAGCGCACAGCTCAGGCCCAAGGGCCGGTGGGAAAGCCGCTGACTTTCCACGGAGCGACCCCTGAGGGAGACCCGAGGGGTCCAGGCACTTTGGGAGGGGGGCTGCCTGCCTTGCCTTGGGGGTCTGGGCCGAGGAGACCATCGGAGAGGGCAAGGCGTCAGCGGTCTCCCCTGCTCCCCCGCGCGCGTCCCACACCCCAGGCTGTGCGCTCCGGAAGGCCGCTCCCGGGAGGGGTGCATGCGAGGGGCCCGGAGAAGCGGTGGGTGGGAGGCGCAGGGACGAGGGGCCAGGCCGGGGCCCTAACACGGCTGCCGGGCCCTCAGCTCCCCAGGCTGTCGCTGATGGAGCCCGAGAGCGAATTCCGGGACATCGAAGAGGCCGAGCGCCGGGAGGCGGAGCGCAGGGCGTCTGGGGCGCCGCCCGCCGGCCCCGAGCCCGCGCCGCGCCCCCCGCAGCCCCGCGGCAGCCTGCGGCCCGCGCGCAGCCCCGCGGCGCCCCCCGGCCCGGGGCCGGAGGACAGGGTGGACGCGCCCGCCGCAACGCGCCCGGCCTTCCCGGCGGTGGCCCGCGAGAAGCCGAGGCGCAGGGTCAGCGACAGCTTCTTCCGGCCCAGCGTCATGGAGCCCATCCTGGGCCGCGCGCAGTACAGCCAGCTGCGCAAGAAGAGCTGAGCCCCGCGCCTCCGCCCGGCCGCCCGGCCGCCGTCCCGCCCGCCGCCCCGACGGCGAGGCCGGGCCCGGCTCTCCGCACAGAAGCAGAACCTGCACTTCCGAGGGAGCGGTGCCTTCTTCCAAGTAGTCCCCTGGGAACCCGAGCCTCATTCCCGCGGCGCTGCCCAGGCACGCATTATCTTTTTAGCACCGTTTTGGGGCTTCGCTGTCCGAACCTATTTTTAAGAAGCGTCGGAGCAGCAGCTTGCTTTGATTCTAtgccttgttgttttgttttgtttcttagccAAAGGATTAAGCGCCTGACTTGAGCTCTCACTTCTTTAACCAACGTGTGGCCAAATGACATTTGACTTGTTTCCAAAACTTAGATCCATCCTCTGTAGACAAAGATTAAGCAGGAGTCTCTGACATATGTTTAAGGCCTGAGCTCAGAGATTCCTCTGAGTATCCAGGCTCTCGACAGACTACTTTGAAGAGAGCGACAATTAGGTGCAGAAGCTGTTGGATGTTTATAGAAATATTAGCCTCCCTTTCCGAGTACCCAGTACTCCTCGCAGGGTGATTCGCGGCCTGTGCTCTGTAGCGCCACCTCCTGGCTCACAGCCACACTTCCATTTGCTTCCTTCCTGACTTCATCTGTACGTTCACTCTTCCACCATTGCTGGCGCCCCCAGGGCCGGGGGACGACAATGGTGACCCGTACACCTTATAAAGAACTACATAGACCATATGTATGGACTCTGTAGTAGCCACAATTCATTCCAAGTCCTATTTCTGAAAATGTCAATATTTGGTAAATCTAGGGAATGCATACATATAattgaaaaattcaaatattgCAAAAGGGTGTGTGTCTTCCTCACTGAGTTCCCCAGTTCCCCTTTGAAGAGAGCGACAAAAACCACCGTGCCGTCAGTCTCTCGGGTATCCTTCCAGGTACAGGTTGTCCATGTGCAAGCCCACTTTGTGCACACAGCTGTGGGATGTGATCCTCTTTCTTCATGTAACAATAAATCTTAGAGATCTTTTTGTATCAGCACCATAAATCCTCCTTGCTCTTTTTAATGGCCATGTAGTAAGTGCTTCATAATGTAGATATGCTCTTTGATTTAACTGGTTCCCTAGTGATGGACTTTcaggttgtttcctttttttttttggtcctgcAAACAGTCCTACAATAAATGTCTGTATACAAAATGTTTTGTGCAGATGTGTAAGTATATCTACAGGAGAAATTTATAACTTGGAATCGTGacatgtgcattttatttatttatttttaagattttatttattagagagagagcacaagcggggggaggggtagagggagaaacagacttcccgctgagtggggagcctgatgtggggctcgatcccaacacctgggatcatgacctaggctgaaggcagacccttaactgactgagccacccaggcaccccaagagtatgtgcattttaaatactGTTAGATAAGGCCAAGTAGCCTTCCAAAACAAACTCAGTTTTTCTTGTTATTGTCATCTGCAGCTGCACAGGAAATTACTACATCTCTGTCAGTCCTTTTAGATGTCCATATATACAACCCCCATAGGCCCCTCTCAGACCTGTGAGCTCCCTCTTGGCCCCCACTCTGTTGCATACCTGAAAGCCCAGCTTTCTGAAACTGACTCTGGATCCTGGCAGATCTTTGGTATAATGAGTCCTTGGCCTTGATGCTTGGGTTTGGAATCTGAGGATGGACATGCACAGGTGGACACGGCCAGGACTCAGAGCTAGCCTtggcaccccaccccacctctacAATCCACACCACCCCCAGCAGTTTCCTGGGGAGGGAGTGTGATCTGACAAGAGGGGCCCTTATAAACTGATATGACAGGGGCTACAAAGATAGAGTCCAGCCTAGCCCTGGCAGGGCTCCTGTGGGCAGCTGCTGGTGCAGTGACGTCAGGCAGAAACAGCCAGCTGTCTGGACTCACCTGCCCACACTGCTTTCTTCCTGGAGCTTGCGAAACCACACTCCTGACAATCCACTCCTCCATTGTCCTGTGGCTCTTCCTTCTAGACCATACCCCAGTTGGCACAAAAACTGCCCTCTCGGCAACCCAGAAGAGCTGGGGCCTCGACAGGGCTGTAGCAGTCAACACACTTGCTGGCCAGGCCCATACCCCTCACCTCTCAGGGCGCTGGGGGCCAGCGTATGGAATAGCACAGCGCAGGAAATAAACAGCTGAAGTTGTAAAAGATTCTATCATTAAAAATCTCTTGATTATGTAGCACAGTGCTCTGAGCCTGGCCCTTGGGGCTTCTGAACACTTTTTGGAGAGAAATGAGAGCAAAGTATCTCCTCTAAATGACAGAAATGTGCCTCGTTGTCTGGTGTGGGACTTTTCACTGTTCCGAGAGACATCACTTTGGCAAGTCTCCTTGCTCACGTGGATGCGAAGGCTCATCTACACTCATCTTTGGACGCTCACGACCTCGTGAAACCCTCCATGTCACACTGGGATGTCGGGGCCCCTCTCCAGAGAAACACCTTACCCCCTCTCTTCTAGTCCAGCTCAGAAAATGCACCTCCAACTCAATCACAACTTTTGGAGATGGAAAAAGAACCATTACCAACCACGAAATACATTTATCCATGCAGTTATTTACCACCTTTTTCTTCCATAATTATTTAGGATCTTAATATCTGAAGGACTTCTGTGTCTAGAGACAGCCCTGTGACTTGGGCTTTCTTGCTCATTGTATGAAGCAGAATTTTCCTAAACATTTAAACACTTCATGCTTAATCAAAACTTGTAAGATgcataaatcaaattattttaa
Encoded proteins:
- the PLIN1 gene encoding perilipin-1 isoform X1, which gives rise to MTAVNKDPTLVDGDLPEQENVLQRVLQLPVVSGTCECFQKTYTSTKEAHPLVASVCNAYEKGVQGASSLAAWSMEPVVRRLSTQFIAANELACRGLDHLEEKIPALQYPPEKIASELKDTISTRLRSARNSISVPITSTSDKVLGAALASYELAWGVAKDTAEYAANTRAGRLASGGADLALGSVEKMVEFLLPSAKEESAPAPGQQQAQKPSKAKPSLMHRVGALASTLSQHTFQTTARALKQGHALAMWIPGVAPLSSLAQWGAEAAMQVVSRRQSEVRVPWLHNLAAAQDEDHDDRTDTEGEETEEEEESDTEENKLSEVAALPSPQGVLGSVAHVLQKAAWSTVSAVTWAPMAVLGSAARMLGLSPARAASPTKGRAMSLSDALKGVTDNVVDTVVHYVPLPRLSLMEPESEFRDIEEAERREAERRASGAPPAGPEPAPRPPQPRGSLRPARSPAAPPGPGPEDRVDAPAATRPAFPAVAREKPRRRVSDSFFRPSVMEPILGRAQYSQLRKKS
- the PLIN1 gene encoding perilipin-1 isoform X2; its protein translation is MTAVNKDPTLVDGDLPEQENVLQRVLQLPVVSGTCECFQKTYTSTKEAHPLVASVCNAYEKGVQGASSLAAWSMEPVVRRLSTQFIAANELACRGLDHLEEKIPALQYPPEKIASELKDTISTRLRSARNSISVPITSTSDKVLGAALASYELAWGVAKDTAEYAANTRAGRLASGGADLALGSVEKMVEFLLPSAKEESAPAPGQQQAQKPSKAKPSLMHRVGALASTLSQHTFQTTARALKQGHALAMWIPGVAPLSSLAQWGAEAAMQVVSRRQSEVRVPWLHNLAAAQDEDHDDRTDTEGEETEEEEESDTEENKLSELPRLSLMEPESEFRDIEEAERREAERRASGAPPAGPEPAPRPPQPRGSLRPARSPAAPPGPGPEDRVDAPAATRPAFPAVAREKPRRRVSDSFFRPSVMEPILGRAQYSQLRKKS